One Megalops cyprinoides isolate fMegCyp1 chromosome 4, fMegCyp1.pri, whole genome shotgun sequence genomic window carries:
- the LOC118777050 gene encoding cingulin-like protein 1 isoform X1 has protein sequence MDAVNNMARGNSERRTECNKILPNGHTHINGETNRSAELSTPTKKVSVKVDLQLSGHIKDLIQKFSSGESGQHCSAGSSSRSLIAGASSRNSTEKISQSEVMEGKGTPERIISVLSRSDSGKPNEEGSLPTITVTSPSEDPFSNSRDIQESDSQCSEISTDATSERIISQLGNNLGNGSVEETVVESDFVLEIPPSGEELLSFQAKLSPNYQLSLSSDMLGNDSRDPDRKLGEDSTSVCSEGHSSKHWPSHHSSLESLTSQDWDTISERMAVTESPSRVFRSPYKSLSTETYPVYRMSESKQGLVSPATSDFGIFSLNSRSTSLVPSPTLSISRGGYTVYRTLTKKHEVIPNGFLLKSGVHSKCNYIAELTGQLDESQRRNRFLEAERVQMDKERNQIRFEMRGLLVQNEDLLWTNAQLQLEMKGVMDRMAELERERTSMNLSLRQLETEITEAKEVMVEATTQQYAFNYLQQSLKEKIQDTKDTLEKQTQDCHLLSEKLWHTERKLEELNMEKQAQEKKAVELDSTVQRLEAELVVALQASSQAAAELSLQKKLRADALQRVEQLEDSLMKKTQELQRAQQTVTRLQGEVSDRLTDKERALEEEIKRCEWAQLQCKQAERKAKDLQAELHTLTQSKQDTVKQLKQAQENIADMESNLEDMHDSEERWANKHKKAVEQVEQFQQKLIQEKDLNDHLNREKGRLERQVRDLHVEAQELKESRVQEDMLTKAELRVKELEDTVKTEERKKVVLVNTIGKLERKIKQLSDQMEEEHQATTQHNAQMTQRIRSLKCALNEAEEVASRTEAQQRQTQREVQEERETSARLQRQLLDLHLQTKQKESLIMRKTLTNQKRMISC, from the exons GATGCTGTGAACAACATGGCAAGAGGAAATTCTGAACGTAGAACAGAATGCAACAAAATTCTTCcaaatggacacacacacattaacgGAGAGACCAACAGAAGCGCTGAGCTCAGTACACCAACCAAGAAGGTTTCTGTGAAAGTAGACTTGCAACTTTCAGGCCACATCAAAGATCTCATTCAGAAGTTCTCCAGTGGTGAGAGTGGCCAACACTGTTCAGCTGGATCTTCTAGCAGGTCGTTGATAGCTGGTGCTAGCAGCAGGAATTCCACAGAGAAAATTTCACAGTCTGAGGTAATGGAGGGTAAGGGAACACCAGAAAGAATCATCTCTGTTCTGAGTAGAAGTGACAGTGGCAAACCAAATGAGGAGGGCAGTTTACCCACTATCACAGTAACATCTCCATCAGAGGACCCATTTTCCAACTCAAGAGACATCCAAGAAAGTGACTCGCAATGCAGTGAAATATCAACAGATGCTACCTCTGAGAGGATCATTTCTCAACTTGGCAATAACTTAGGCAATGGATCAGTGGAGGAGACAGTTGTG GAATCTGATTTTGTTCTAGAAATCCCTCCTTCAGGGGAGGAGCTGCTAAGTTTTCAAGCAAAACTAAGCCCAAACTATCAGCTGTCTCTCAGCTCCGACATGCTTGGGAATGATTCCAGGGATCCAGACAGAAAACTAGGGGAAGATAGCACCAGTGTGTGCTCAGAGGGCCACAGCTCCAAACACTGGCCAAGTCACCACAGCTCCCTGGAGTCCCTGACATCACAGGATTGGGACACCATATCAGAGAGG ATGGCTGTCACAGAAAGCCCATCGAGAGTGTTCAGAAGCCCGTATAAATCTCTTTCCACTGAGACCTACCCGGTTTACAGGATGTCTGAGAGCAAG CAGGGGCTGGTGTCACCGGCCACATCTGATTTTGGCATCTTCAGCCTCAACAGCAGAAGCACCAGCCTGGTGCCTTCACCcaccctctccatctccagGGGGGGCTACACTGTGTATAGGACCCTGACCAAGAAGCATGAG GTTATTCCCAATGGCTTTCTCCTGAAATCAGGTGTTCACAGCAAATGCAACTACATTGCAGAGCTCACAGGGCAGCTGGATGAGAGCCAGAGG agaaacaggttcctggaggcagagagggtcCAGATGGACAAGGAAAGGAACCAGATCCGCTTTGAGATGAGAGGCCTGCTCGTGCAGAATGAAGACCTGCTGTGGACCAATGCCCAGCTGCAGCTTGAGATGAAGGGGGTGATGGACAGGATggctgagctggagagagagagaacctcAATGAACCTTAGCCTCAGACAGCTAGAG acagaGATAACAGAAGCAAAAGAAGTGATGGTGGAGGCTACTACTCAGCAATATGCTTTCAACTACCTGCAGCAATCgttgaaggaaaaaatacaagaCACTAAG GACACATTGGAGAAACAGACCCAAGACTGTCATTTGTTGTCAGAGAAGctgtggcacacagagaggaagctggaggagcTCAATATGGAAAAGCAGGCCCAGGAGAAGAAGGCTGTGGAACTGGACAGTACTGTGCAGCGTCTGGAGGCTGAG CTGGTTGTGGCCCTCCAGGCCTCCAGtcaggcagcagcagagctTAGCCTCCAGAAGAAGCTGAGGGCCGATGCCCTGCAGAGGGTGGAGCAGCTGGAAGACAGCCTGATGAAGAAGACCCAGGAGTTACAGAGAGCGCAGCAGACAGTCACCAGGCTACAGGGAGAG gTCTCTGATAGGTTGACTGATAAGGAACGTGCTCTGGAGGAAGAAATCAAGAGGTGTGAGTGGGCACAGTTGCAGTGCAAACAGGCTGAGCGGAAGGCGAAGGACCTTCAGGCTGAGCTGCACACGCTAACCCAGTCCAAACAGGACACGGtgaagcagctgaagcaggCCCAG GAAAATATTGCAGATATGGAAAGTAACCTGGAGGACATGCATGACAGTGAGGAACGATGGGCCAACAAGCACAAGAAGGCTGTTGAACAG GTGGAACAGTTTCAGCAGAAGCTGATACAAGAGAAAGACCTGAATGACCAtctgaacagagagaaaggcaggcTGGAGAGACAG gTCAGAGACTTGCATGTGGAGGCACAGGAGCTGAAAGAGAGCAGGGTCCAAGAGGACATGCTCACAAAAGCCGAGCTTAGGGTCAAGGAACTAGAGGATACTgtgaagacagaggagag GAAGAAAGTTGTTCTGGTGAACACCATTGGGAAGCTAGAGAGGAAGATAAAACAGCTTTCAGACCAGATGGAAGAAGAGCATCAAGCAACCACTCAACATAACGCTCAG ATGACCCAGCGGATCCGCTCACTGAAGTGTGCGCTGAACGAAGCAGAGGAGGTGGCGAGCCGCACGGAAGCCCAGCAGCGTCAGACCcagagagaggtgcaggaggagagggagaccaGTGCACGCCTGCAGAGACAACTGCTGGACCTGCACCTGCAGACCAA GCAGAAGGAGTCCCTGATCATGAGGAAaacactgaccaatcagaagaGAATGATCAGCTGCTGA
- the LOC118777050 gene encoding cingulin-like protein 1 isoform X3, producing the protein MDAVNNMARGNSERRTECNKILPNGHTHINGETNRSAELSTPTKKVSVKVDLQLSGHIKDLIQKFSSGESGQHCSAGSSSRSLIAGASSRNSTEKISQSEVMEGKGTPERIISVLSRSDSGKPNEEGSLPTITVTSPSEDPFSNSRDIQESDSQCSEISTDATSERIISQLGNNLGNGSVEETVVESDFVLEIPPSGEELLSFQAKLSPNYQLSLSSDMLGNDSRDPDRKLGEDSTSVCSEGHSSKHWPSHHSSLESLTSQDWDTISERMAVTESPSRVFRSPYKSLSTETYPVYRMSESKQGLVSPATSDFGIFSLNSRSTSLVPSPTLSISRGGYTVYRTLTKKHERNRFLEAERVQMDKERNQIRFEMRGLLVQNEDLLWTNAQLQLEMKGVMDRMAELERERTSMNLSLRQLETEITEAKEVMVEATTQQYAFNYLQQSLKEKIQDTKDTLEKQTQDCHLLSEKLWHTERKLEELNMEKQAQEKKAVELDSTVQRLEAELVVALQASSQAAAELSLQKKLRADALQRVEQLEDSLMKKTQELQRAQQTVTRLQGEVSDRLTDKERALEEEIKRCEWAQLQCKQAERKAKDLQAELHTLTQSKQDTVKQLKQAQENIADMESNLEDMHDSEERWANKHKKAVEQVEQFQQKLIQEKDLNDHLNREKGRLERQVRDLHVEAQELKESRVQEDMLTKAELRVKELEDTVKTEERKKVVLVNTIGKLERKIKQLSDQMEEEHQATTQHNAQMTQRIRSLKCALNEAEEVASRTEAQQRQTQREVQEERETSARLQRQLLDLHLQTKQKESLIMRKTLTNQKRMISC; encoded by the exons GATGCTGTGAACAACATGGCAAGAGGAAATTCTGAACGTAGAACAGAATGCAACAAAATTCTTCcaaatggacacacacacattaacgGAGAGACCAACAGAAGCGCTGAGCTCAGTACACCAACCAAGAAGGTTTCTGTGAAAGTAGACTTGCAACTTTCAGGCCACATCAAAGATCTCATTCAGAAGTTCTCCAGTGGTGAGAGTGGCCAACACTGTTCAGCTGGATCTTCTAGCAGGTCGTTGATAGCTGGTGCTAGCAGCAGGAATTCCACAGAGAAAATTTCACAGTCTGAGGTAATGGAGGGTAAGGGAACACCAGAAAGAATCATCTCTGTTCTGAGTAGAAGTGACAGTGGCAAACCAAATGAGGAGGGCAGTTTACCCACTATCACAGTAACATCTCCATCAGAGGACCCATTTTCCAACTCAAGAGACATCCAAGAAAGTGACTCGCAATGCAGTGAAATATCAACAGATGCTACCTCTGAGAGGATCATTTCTCAACTTGGCAATAACTTAGGCAATGGATCAGTGGAGGAGACAGTTGTG GAATCTGATTTTGTTCTAGAAATCCCTCCTTCAGGGGAGGAGCTGCTAAGTTTTCAAGCAAAACTAAGCCCAAACTATCAGCTGTCTCTCAGCTCCGACATGCTTGGGAATGATTCCAGGGATCCAGACAGAAAACTAGGGGAAGATAGCACCAGTGTGTGCTCAGAGGGCCACAGCTCCAAACACTGGCCAAGTCACCACAGCTCCCTGGAGTCCCTGACATCACAGGATTGGGACACCATATCAGAGAGG ATGGCTGTCACAGAAAGCCCATCGAGAGTGTTCAGAAGCCCGTATAAATCTCTTTCCACTGAGACCTACCCGGTTTACAGGATGTCTGAGAGCAAG CAGGGGCTGGTGTCACCGGCCACATCTGATTTTGGCATCTTCAGCCTCAACAGCAGAAGCACCAGCCTGGTGCCTTCACCcaccctctccatctccagGGGGGGCTACACTGTGTATAGGACCCTGACCAAGAAGCATGAG agaaacaggttcctggaggcagagagggtcCAGATGGACAAGGAAAGGAACCAGATCCGCTTTGAGATGAGAGGCCTGCTCGTGCAGAATGAAGACCTGCTGTGGACCAATGCCCAGCTGCAGCTTGAGATGAAGGGGGTGATGGACAGGATggctgagctggagagagagagaacctcAATGAACCTTAGCCTCAGACAGCTAGAG acagaGATAACAGAAGCAAAAGAAGTGATGGTGGAGGCTACTACTCAGCAATATGCTTTCAACTACCTGCAGCAATCgttgaaggaaaaaatacaagaCACTAAG GACACATTGGAGAAACAGACCCAAGACTGTCATTTGTTGTCAGAGAAGctgtggcacacagagaggaagctggaggagcTCAATATGGAAAAGCAGGCCCAGGAGAAGAAGGCTGTGGAACTGGACAGTACTGTGCAGCGTCTGGAGGCTGAG CTGGTTGTGGCCCTCCAGGCCTCCAGtcaggcagcagcagagctTAGCCTCCAGAAGAAGCTGAGGGCCGATGCCCTGCAGAGGGTGGAGCAGCTGGAAGACAGCCTGATGAAGAAGACCCAGGAGTTACAGAGAGCGCAGCAGACAGTCACCAGGCTACAGGGAGAG gTCTCTGATAGGTTGACTGATAAGGAACGTGCTCTGGAGGAAGAAATCAAGAGGTGTGAGTGGGCACAGTTGCAGTGCAAACAGGCTGAGCGGAAGGCGAAGGACCTTCAGGCTGAGCTGCACACGCTAACCCAGTCCAAACAGGACACGGtgaagcagctgaagcaggCCCAG GAAAATATTGCAGATATGGAAAGTAACCTGGAGGACATGCATGACAGTGAGGAACGATGGGCCAACAAGCACAAGAAGGCTGTTGAACAG GTGGAACAGTTTCAGCAGAAGCTGATACAAGAGAAAGACCTGAATGACCAtctgaacagagagaaaggcaggcTGGAGAGACAG gTCAGAGACTTGCATGTGGAGGCACAGGAGCTGAAAGAGAGCAGGGTCCAAGAGGACATGCTCACAAAAGCCGAGCTTAGGGTCAAGGAACTAGAGGATACTgtgaagacagaggagag GAAGAAAGTTGTTCTGGTGAACACCATTGGGAAGCTAGAGAGGAAGATAAAACAGCTTTCAGACCAGATGGAAGAAGAGCATCAAGCAACCACTCAACATAACGCTCAG ATGACCCAGCGGATCCGCTCACTGAAGTGTGCGCTGAACGAAGCAGAGGAGGTGGCGAGCCGCACGGAAGCCCAGCAGCGTCAGACCcagagagaggtgcaggaggagagggagaccaGTGCACGCCTGCAGAGACAACTGCTGGACCTGCACCTGCAGACCAA GCAGAAGGAGTCCCTGATCATGAGGAAaacactgaccaatcagaagaGAATGATCAGCTGCTGA
- the LOC118777050 gene encoding cingulin-like protein 1 isoform X2: MDAVNNMARGNSERRTECNKILPNGHTHINGETNRSAELSTPTKKVSVKVDLQLSGHIKDLIQKFSSGESGQHCSAGSSSRSLIAGASSRNSTEKISQSEVMEGKGTPERIISVLSRSDSGKPNEEGSLPTITVTSPSEDPFSNSRDIQESDSQCSEISTDATSERIISQLGNNLGNGSVEETVVESDFVLEIPPSGEELLSFQAKLSPNYQLSLSSDMLGNDSRDPDRKLGEDSTSVCSEGHSSKHWPSHHSSLESLTSQDWDTISERMAVTESPSRVFRSPYKSLSTETYPVYRMSESKGLVSPATSDFGIFSLNSRSTSLVPSPTLSISRGGYTVYRTLTKKHEVIPNGFLLKSGVHSKCNYIAELTGQLDESQRRNRFLEAERVQMDKERNQIRFEMRGLLVQNEDLLWTNAQLQLEMKGVMDRMAELERERTSMNLSLRQLETEITEAKEVMVEATTQQYAFNYLQQSLKEKIQDTKDTLEKQTQDCHLLSEKLWHTERKLEELNMEKQAQEKKAVELDSTVQRLEAELVVALQASSQAAAELSLQKKLRADALQRVEQLEDSLMKKTQELQRAQQTVTRLQGEVSDRLTDKERALEEEIKRCEWAQLQCKQAERKAKDLQAELHTLTQSKQDTVKQLKQAQENIADMESNLEDMHDSEERWANKHKKAVEQVEQFQQKLIQEKDLNDHLNREKGRLERQVRDLHVEAQELKESRVQEDMLTKAELRVKELEDTVKTEERKKVVLVNTIGKLERKIKQLSDQMEEEHQATTQHNAQMTQRIRSLKCALNEAEEVASRTEAQQRQTQREVQEERETSARLQRQLLDLHLQTKQKESLIMRKTLTNQKRMISC, translated from the exons GATGCTGTGAACAACATGGCAAGAGGAAATTCTGAACGTAGAACAGAATGCAACAAAATTCTTCcaaatggacacacacacattaacgGAGAGACCAACAGAAGCGCTGAGCTCAGTACACCAACCAAGAAGGTTTCTGTGAAAGTAGACTTGCAACTTTCAGGCCACATCAAAGATCTCATTCAGAAGTTCTCCAGTGGTGAGAGTGGCCAACACTGTTCAGCTGGATCTTCTAGCAGGTCGTTGATAGCTGGTGCTAGCAGCAGGAATTCCACAGAGAAAATTTCACAGTCTGAGGTAATGGAGGGTAAGGGAACACCAGAAAGAATCATCTCTGTTCTGAGTAGAAGTGACAGTGGCAAACCAAATGAGGAGGGCAGTTTACCCACTATCACAGTAACATCTCCATCAGAGGACCCATTTTCCAACTCAAGAGACATCCAAGAAAGTGACTCGCAATGCAGTGAAATATCAACAGATGCTACCTCTGAGAGGATCATTTCTCAACTTGGCAATAACTTAGGCAATGGATCAGTGGAGGAGACAGTTGTG GAATCTGATTTTGTTCTAGAAATCCCTCCTTCAGGGGAGGAGCTGCTAAGTTTTCAAGCAAAACTAAGCCCAAACTATCAGCTGTCTCTCAGCTCCGACATGCTTGGGAATGATTCCAGGGATCCAGACAGAAAACTAGGGGAAGATAGCACCAGTGTGTGCTCAGAGGGCCACAGCTCCAAACACTGGCCAAGTCACCACAGCTCCCTGGAGTCCCTGACATCACAGGATTGGGACACCATATCAGAGAGG ATGGCTGTCACAGAAAGCCCATCGAGAGTGTTCAGAAGCCCGTATAAATCTCTTTCCACTGAGACCTACCCGGTTTACAGGATGTCTGAGAGCAAG GGGCTGGTGTCACCGGCCACATCTGATTTTGGCATCTTCAGCCTCAACAGCAGAAGCACCAGCCTGGTGCCTTCACCcaccctctccatctccagGGGGGGCTACACTGTGTATAGGACCCTGACCAAGAAGCATGAG GTTATTCCCAATGGCTTTCTCCTGAAATCAGGTGTTCACAGCAAATGCAACTACATTGCAGAGCTCACAGGGCAGCTGGATGAGAGCCAGAGG agaaacaggttcctggaggcagagagggtcCAGATGGACAAGGAAAGGAACCAGATCCGCTTTGAGATGAGAGGCCTGCTCGTGCAGAATGAAGACCTGCTGTGGACCAATGCCCAGCTGCAGCTTGAGATGAAGGGGGTGATGGACAGGATggctgagctggagagagagagaacctcAATGAACCTTAGCCTCAGACAGCTAGAG acagaGATAACAGAAGCAAAAGAAGTGATGGTGGAGGCTACTACTCAGCAATATGCTTTCAACTACCTGCAGCAATCgttgaaggaaaaaatacaagaCACTAAG GACACATTGGAGAAACAGACCCAAGACTGTCATTTGTTGTCAGAGAAGctgtggcacacagagaggaagctggaggagcTCAATATGGAAAAGCAGGCCCAGGAGAAGAAGGCTGTGGAACTGGACAGTACTGTGCAGCGTCTGGAGGCTGAG CTGGTTGTGGCCCTCCAGGCCTCCAGtcaggcagcagcagagctTAGCCTCCAGAAGAAGCTGAGGGCCGATGCCCTGCAGAGGGTGGAGCAGCTGGAAGACAGCCTGATGAAGAAGACCCAGGAGTTACAGAGAGCGCAGCAGACAGTCACCAGGCTACAGGGAGAG gTCTCTGATAGGTTGACTGATAAGGAACGTGCTCTGGAGGAAGAAATCAAGAGGTGTGAGTGGGCACAGTTGCAGTGCAAACAGGCTGAGCGGAAGGCGAAGGACCTTCAGGCTGAGCTGCACACGCTAACCCAGTCCAAACAGGACACGGtgaagcagctgaagcaggCCCAG GAAAATATTGCAGATATGGAAAGTAACCTGGAGGACATGCATGACAGTGAGGAACGATGGGCCAACAAGCACAAGAAGGCTGTTGAACAG GTGGAACAGTTTCAGCAGAAGCTGATACAAGAGAAAGACCTGAATGACCAtctgaacagagagaaaggcaggcTGGAGAGACAG gTCAGAGACTTGCATGTGGAGGCACAGGAGCTGAAAGAGAGCAGGGTCCAAGAGGACATGCTCACAAAAGCCGAGCTTAGGGTCAAGGAACTAGAGGATACTgtgaagacagaggagag GAAGAAAGTTGTTCTGGTGAACACCATTGGGAAGCTAGAGAGGAAGATAAAACAGCTTTCAGACCAGATGGAAGAAGAGCATCAAGCAACCACTCAACATAACGCTCAG ATGACCCAGCGGATCCGCTCACTGAAGTGTGCGCTGAACGAAGCAGAGGAGGTGGCGAGCCGCACGGAAGCCCAGCAGCGTCAGACCcagagagaggtgcaggaggagagggagaccaGTGCACGCCTGCAGAGACAACTGCTGGACCTGCACCTGCAGACCAA GCAGAAGGAGTCCCTGATCATGAGGAAaacactgaccaatcagaagaGAATGATCAGCTGCTGA